The proteins below are encoded in one region of Winogradskyella helgolandensis:
- the glpK gene encoding glycerol kinase GlpK, with protein MGKYILSLDQGTTSSRAIVFDKKGHIISTAQKEFTQYFPKPGWVEHDPREIWSSQAGVATEAIAKKGLDVEHIAAIGITNQRETVVVWDKNTGEPVYNAIVWQDKRTSDYCDQLKKDGKSELIKQKTGLVIDSYFSGTKVKWILDNVDGARAKAEAGDLILGTIDCWLVWNFTKGKQHVTDVTNASRTLMFNINTMDWDDELLGLLTIPKSMLPEVKASSEVYGHTTSTFYDTKIPIAGIAGDQQAALFGQMCTKPGMVKNTYGTGCFMLMNIGEKPIVSKNNLLTTVAWKINGKTTYALEGSVFIAGAVVQWLRDSLKIIRNSSDVERLASSVESSDGVYFVPAFAGLGAPHWNQHAKGTIFGLTRGSTDAHIARAAIESIAFQTMDILKAMEADADLSIQELRVDGGATINNMLMQFQSDVLNTTTVRPNVVETTAMGAAFLAGLAVGYWESPEEIQDIWQTDKIFSPKEDRTEIETNIKGWYRAIDALEYWTKNN; from the coding sequence ATGGGTAAATACATTTTATCCCTAGATCAAGGGACAACGAGTTCTAGGGCGATTGTTTTTGATAAAAAAGGTCACATTATATCTACAGCTCAAAAAGAGTTTACACAATATTTTCCTAAACCAGGTTGGGTAGAACACGATCCAAGAGAAATTTGGTCATCTCAAGCAGGAGTGGCTACAGAAGCTATTGCCAAAAAAGGATTAGATGTAGAACATATAGCGGCAATTGGTATTACGAACCAGCGTGAAACCGTTGTGGTTTGGGATAAAAATACAGGAGAGCCCGTTTATAACGCCATAGTATGGCAAGATAAAAGAACATCTGACTATTGCGATCAGCTAAAAAAAGACGGTAAATCAGAACTCATAAAGCAAAAAACAGGATTAGTGATTGATTCGTATTTTTCTGGAACCAAAGTGAAGTGGATTCTCGATAATGTTGATGGAGCACGAGCAAAAGCCGAAGCAGGAGATTTAATTTTAGGAACTATTGATTGTTGGTTAGTTTGGAATTTCACTAAAGGAAAACAACACGTTACAGACGTCACTAACGCCTCAAGAACTTTAATGTTTAACATCAATACCATGGATTGGGATGATGAATTATTGGGGTTATTGACCATTCCTAAAAGTATGTTGCCAGAAGTAAAAGCGTCGAGTGAAGTGTATGGCCATACGACATCTACGTTTTATGATACTAAAATTCCGATTGCAGGCATCGCAGGAGATCAACAAGCTGCGTTATTTGGCCAAATGTGTACAAAACCAGGTATGGTTAAAAACACCTATGGTACAGGTTGCTTTATGTTAATGAATATTGGAGAGAAGCCAATTGTTTCCAAAAATAACTTATTGACTACTGTCGCTTGGAAAATTAATGGAAAAACAACTTATGCCTTAGAAGGTAGCGTTTTTATTGCAGGAGCTGTTGTACAATGGCTACGCGATAGTTTAAAAATTATAAGAAATTCTTCAGATGTCGAAAGATTAGCATCATCTGTAGAAAGTTCAGACGGAGTTTATTTTGTGCCAGCTTTCGCTGGTTTAGGTGCTCCGCATTGGAATCAACACGCCAAAGGTACCATATTTGGATTAACAAGAGGAAGTACAGATGCGCATATCGCAAGAGCAGCTATAGAGTCTATTGCTTTTCAAACGATGGATATTTTAAAGGCTATGGAAGCTGATGCTGATCTATCTATACAAGAGTTGCGAGTAGATGGAGGTGCAACCATTAATAATATGCTAATGCAGTTTCAATCTGATGTTTTAAACACTACAACGGTGAGACCAAATGTGGTAGAAACAACGGCTATGGGAGCAGCGTTTTTAGCAGGTTTGGCTGTTGGTTATTGGGAAAGTCCAGAGGAAATTCAAGATATTTGGCAAACGGACAAAATATTCAGTCCAAAAGAAGATAGGACTGAAATTGAAACGAATATTAAAGGTTGGTACAGGGCTATTGATGCTTTAGAGTATTGGACTAAAAACAATTAA